In Raphanus sativus cultivar WK10039 unplaced genomic scaffold, ASM80110v3 Scaffold4626, whole genome shotgun sequence, the genomic window TCGCCACCATCACCATCCTAACCCTCCTCCTCGTCATAATCGCCGCCCGTGTCTATCTAAAACTCTCCAAGACCTTTTACCTCCTCGCCGGCGTCGACGTCTCCTTGATCCTCGCCGTGTTCTGCTTCCTCGCGATCCGAAACCGTTACAACAGAGAGAAGAAGCTCCTCGAATCAAGATACATCTCCGAGGGAAGAGAGCTCAGGATCGAGTACAGCTTCCTCCGGAAAGTCGCCGGAGTCCCGACGAAGTTCAAGCTCGACGATCTCGAAGAAGCCACCGACGGGTTCCGGATCCAGATCGGGAAAGGCGGGTCGGGTTCGGTGTTCAAAGGTGTTTTAAAAGACGGAAGCCAAGTGGCCGTGAAGAGGATCGAAGgagaagagaaaggagaaagagagTTTAGGTCAGAGGTAGCCGCTATAGCTTCCGTGCAGCACAAGAATCTAGTTCGGCTTTACGGTTATTCGTCTGTTAACCGTTACAGGTTCCTCGTCTACGAGTATATACCGAACTCGTCTCTCGACGTGTGGATCTTCCCGGGCAGAGGAGGAAGCAGAAGACTCGGAGGATGCTTGACTTGGGACCAAAGGTACCAAGTTGCGATAGATGTAGCGAAAGCCCTGTCTTATCTTCACAATGACTGTCGGTCCAAGATCTTGCATCTCGACGTTAAGCCGGAAAACATTCTCCTCGACGAGGATTATAGAGCGGTGGTGACGGACTTCGGACTGTCCAAGCTGGTCGCTAGAGATGAGAGCCGAGTTGTGACGGAGATACGCGGCACGTGCGGGTATCTAGCGCCGGAGTGGCTTCTGGAACACGGTATCTCCGAGAAGTCTGATGTTTATAGTTACGGGATCGTGTTGCTAGAGATGATCGGAGGGAGGAGAAGTATATCGAGGGTagagaacaagaacaagaagaacgggaagaagaagaagaagttggagTATTTTCCGAGGATTGTGATggagaagatgagagagaggAGAGTGATGGAGATCGTGGATCAACGGTTGATAGAAGCCAAGGAGGTTAATGATGAAGGGCAAGTGATGAAGTTGGTATATGTGGCGCTTTGGTGTATACAGGAGAAGGCTAAGAATAGGCCTGATATGGCTATGGTGATTGAGATGCTTGAAGGGAGAGTTCATGTGAATGAGCCGCCTGATTCCAAACTTGTTGTGGTCGATCTTTTGGCGGCAgctggtggtgatgatgatgatgatgttgatgtaACTACAGGTGTGAGAAGGGTTGTGGAGATACCAAGATTGCATATTCAGAGGGAGAGGCATTTTCGTTTTCCGTCTGTTTGCTCTAGTCTCGTATCTCCAGTTTCTCCACGTTAGAGCTTtggtttgtttcttcttttggtATGTTAATAAGCACAACAAAACATAACTGGAACTTATTCATTGTTCATATTtgttataaaatctaaaacttaGATTACTTAGTGCTTTATAGTACTCCAGCCTTTGATATGTATAGTAAGCACAATACATTTATAACCAAGATTAGCAAATTAGCTGAGACTATAGGCTATCATAGTATAAACACACATCAGCCCAATTCAAAGTAAGATCCCATCCAAtctaaaaatttgtatattattgATCCAAACCAGCTAAGAAAACAATCGTATGTACTTAACACTTCGAGTAGTAATAATTCAATATTATGTAACGGTAGTGGACATGGATCGTTGGTATTCTAATTCATCTTTGAAATGGTATGAAAGGTCGATGTCTCTATGTTCACTAGAAGTCGTCGTCTACTTTATTTAGTAATAGTTTCTTTGTTTGAACATATCACATGATGTTAAGAGAAGCAGCTATTGTGGACTTTTTACCTCTACTTAACACAGA contains:
- the LOC130507491 gene encoding probable receptor-like protein kinase At5g20050 — protein: MEDKKANIIATITILTLLLVIIAARVYLKLSKTFYLLAGVDVSLILAVFCFLAIRNRYNREKKLLESRYISEGRELRIEYSFLRKVAGVPTKFKLDDLEEATDGFRIQIGKGGSGSVFKGVLKDGSQVAVKRIEGEEKGEREFRSEVAAIASVQHKNLVRLYGYSSVNRYRFLVYEYIPNSSLDVWIFPGRGGSRRLGGCLTWDQRYQVAIDVAKALSYLHNDCRSKILHLDVKPENILLDEDYRAVVTDFGLSKLVARDESRVVTEIRGTCGYLAPEWLLEHGISEKSDVYSYGIVLLEMIGGRRSISRVENKNKKNGKKKKKLEYFPRIVMEKMRERRVMEIVDQRLIEAKEVNDEGQVMKLVYVALWCIQEKAKNRPDMAMVIEMLEGRVHVNEPPDSKLVVVDLLAAAGGDDDDDVDVTTGVRRVVEIPRLHIQRERHFRFPSVCSSLVSPVSPR